The proteins below are encoded in one region of Belonocnema kinseyi isolate 2016_QV_RU_SX_M_011 chromosome 1, B_treatae_v1, whole genome shotgun sequence:
- the LOC117168777 gene encoding uncharacterized protein LOC117168777 isoform X3: MKELSDKYTAGRKSDNDFVFKSKGISRKHCIFHHKPDGLFVEVLKHEQALQVNGVNQIKGTVVPLKNGDIVEIGKSHTYKVQIEPLAPDITNENQPFSDFLGSRPGNAVVKTESFDTDLSETLPNNIRIKSELEIPEFLEDTILNVSCSAEEVDPNLSENRISHMTFGSDNVNIPLPSVNIIKSEPDENLLNSESAQALQLELPTGIAINLEENADLTYHLMEMGSLPQISDLDGAMQISIEEHDTKPLILPLINPETSTSISEISTPTMQPENQTPPATIIKREPVLPNEVISQNSIIDSDLNQNVLQTRIKIENPDIPFTNITLFATPEERIPEIVSNHDVISEKSELPTREKTPKILVNPNVLPEEADSPSRARTPDLEEEMQIDVEEPDIKPFPFLTETINSSLQPEIQNAPETVESDTPVLRIRNDLGLGLKIEPDPVEPSIDNQFSIESSIEPSNPDQNLSVTIKEERIDPSETPNAAQIDGTDSRVIIKEERVDHDTPIETEIEQTSGIRIKEEILDPPESPEVEFIEEKRKRSRRDSDDNNLFGVRIKQEKIDPPESVQSELDLLDASIVTRPIKREKPDPPELAVQNRSVPDAEDNIQSQRIKPEPDSPDSPECETFREEPAREKEISDPIDYSELVNDEIDIQDEKPGPSLMERLSQFEMYSESLIKKRLKEEVVESLPSAKRFKRGSSGSDSDSSSDSSDSDSDSLNKKGCENSVAVKVEDEEEDSESLTPAQREEYKRYLLISEILDSNKDPEVVDRLIKELDRKLEEEKTREKGHKGIVEYREISDDEVEIIRDDRSRRHKKRKKRDGRRESSKRKSRRSDRKSERRSDGSRNEKKKKKRKRDEGESKIKQETLRERRHSRKESLSEREKEDGVNRKNGYLGRESRRRRESPITEAPRRESPKGSQSLRGSESPRRREVAKERSSLKRRDSPRRREKSPSTEIYNFRQSPNRDLARDSRREKSPDPSPRSPEPFEYSKDSQVHEPKNENRNLRTDPMDRNYPGARVLDDYDLPEERGRSDPRDRTKYGARTEKKKLDYKEYLKRRAMAKDSSGGAGEATRDLGARPKGSEASGIAPISTFRDSYVPQPLMDLEFRVPNAGVPVPGYRAQPQSSVIAPSVDPRFMPRGVEQPVPLPFMDPRTQSRPQVPPYRIPGVPPAFDPRYQGRADLHSPIEGPRDHRFMYGGLENHGVAPAFDPRYQGRADLHSLIEGPRDPRYMYAGMENQGVAPANFDPRLPGRADLQSPIGEVASRDQRVASRGVETSGEGSRDHRSRARGMTEDEIQMTLMNQRSGARILEPPASTSNQELVANPISKLKMKNGKDGKSEDWLTQKVCQLNVTEDIKPVVRTKPLESKELSDELLVTIFSWHPELFEAGLLRNSPIPSLRNVGKTSLSYESYDSYCATVFPLLLLDVSCQIQDAFNAGMERPSLQDCRLLPSTIPKVKIPARKTFLVPLLLKSSVSILDDSKPPSEGDLLRFYLVNEYKKSVVMFGYIQKVVNEETMDLPRRLFTFLVSISEQEFDIHRSTIQDIKPIVNLKSSIEKAKALFRLRRSELLPCILHPNSQINPALPVKILDREDLVSKDHLDKMQFTAVSKIIKAFNSELPNICLVEGSAGTGKTNIIVNTILQLLCTQKFNVEKERLRILVSASTNVEMDEIIIKLKSALELANIEKDVVKMVLVGPDEGRRERTKELNLSNFARNHVESDIHRYQVTMGLKSMEEQAAFLTEQMNILTKKFEMTKCVHVALQMSLIKMYYDIGRSGRKVKEMTAQEKRELLEVAEKTFLAGANLIFCSIPNLGCSVMENLSEKHTVGVCIVDEAAQILELDTLKVLPFKEKTLVLLGDICKNPTNHDNMPRLRNTGYGCSLFSRIENSYGPNEKSPVLRLITQYRISTPIEEWLINSRIFGMNSLRNLVHQNVQFPLHSLRIFNLSYTEDFVDNEAVFASRLIHCIVSFGDLRRMERNISMGVVISDIDAKERVEQEIKNTMEEIVPGKAQIFNIEVDTIDGFFNHEKDIILASCIRNRHLTSRAGFQRFYCTLTRAKHCLIVYGRFAKISKFKQPCEWHQLIDFTRNVVSVSAYAESTELRRDLIR; the protein is encoded by the exons attcggaatcagcacaAGCCTTACAATTAGAACTTCCCACCGGAATAGCAATAAATCTTGAGGAAAATGCCGACCTTACTTATCACCTAATGGAAATGGGTTCCCTTCCTCAAATTTCCGATCTTGATGGAGCAATGCAAATCTCGATTGAGGAACATGACACTAAACCTTTAATCCTGCCACTCATTAATCCAGAAACTTCCACGTCAATATCGGAAATTTCTACTCCTACAATGCAGCCAGAAAACCAAACTCCTCCCGCAACTATAATAAAACGAGAACCTGTTCTTCCAAACGAAGTTATCTCGCAAAATTCAATAATAGACTCGGACCTTAATCAAAATGTTTTACAGACTAGGATAAAAATAGAAAACCCGGATATACCTTTTacaaatattacactttttgcAACTCCAGAGGAAAGAATTCCAGAAATAGTTTCTAATCATGACGTTATTTCTGAAAAATCGGAACTTCCAACGAGAGAAaagactccaaaaatccttgtaaatCCGAATGTTCTTCCTGAAGAGGCAGACAGTCCCTCGAGGGCGCGAACTCCAGATTTAGAAGAAGAAATGCAAATTGATGTCGAGGAACCTGATATCAAGCCCTTTCCCTTTTTAACGGAGACAATTAATTCTAGCTTGCAACCGGAAATACAAAATGCGCCTGAGACTGTTGAATCGGATACACCAGTTCTAAGAATTCGGAATGACCTTGGACTGGGGTTGAAAATAGAACCCGACCCCGTTGAACCGTCTATTgacaatcaattttctattgaatcTTCAATCGAGCCTTCAAATCCGGATCAAAATTTAAGTGTAACGATAAAAGAAGAAAGGATTGATCCTTCTGAAACTCCAAATGCCGCACAAATTGATGGAACAGATTCTAGAGTAATAATAAAAGAAGAAAGAGTTGATCACGACACTCCGATTGAAACTGAAATTGAGCAAACCTCGGGAATAAGAATAAAAGAAGAAATACTTGATCCTCCAGAATCTCCAGAAGTTGAATTTATTGAAGAGAAACGAAAACGAAGTAGACGAGATTCTGATGACAACAACTTGTTTGGAGTCAGAATAAAGCAAGAGAAGATTGATCCCCCTGAATCCGTTCAAAGTGAGTTAGATCTTCTGGATGCGAGTATTGTGACGAGGCCAATAAAGAGAGAAAAGCCTGATCCTCCTGAGCTTGCAGTTCAAAATCGAAGTGTTCCTGATGCAGAAGACAATATTCAGTCCCAGAGGATAAAACCAGAACCTGATTCGCCAGACTCTCCAGAATGTGAAACTTTTAGAGAAGAACCAGCAAGAGAGAAAGAAATTTCTGATCCGATTGACTACTCAGAATTAGTTAACGACGAGATTGATATTCAAGATGAAAAACCTGGACCTTCGCTCATGGAAAGATTGAGTCAGTTTGAAATGTATTCAGAATCGCTCATAAAGAAAAGACTAAAAGAAGAGGTTGTTGAATCCTTGCCCTCCGCAAAGCGATTCAAAAGAGGAAGTTCAGGTTCGGACTCGGATTCTAGTTCCGATAGTTCCGACTCGGATTCCGATTCTTTAAATAAGAAAGGTTGTGAGAACTCTGTGGCTGTGAAAGTAGAAGACGAGGAAGAAGATTCGGAGAGTCTGACTCCAGCTCAACGGGAAGAGTATAAACGTTATTTGCTGATATCTGAGATTTTAGATAGTAATAAGGATCCGGAAGTAGTTGATAGGTTGATTAAGGAACTTGATAGGAAATTGGAGGAAGAAAAGACTAGGGAAAAAGGACACAAAGGAATAGTAGAGTATCGTGAAATCAGTGATGATGAGGTCGAAATAATTAGAGATGATAGGAGTAGGAGGcataaaaaaaggaagaagagGGATGGGAGGAGAGAAAGCAGTAAGAGAAAGAGTAGGCGGAGTGATAGAAAGAGTGAGAGGAGGAGTGATGGTAGcaggaatgaaaagaaaaagaagaagcgGAAGAGGGACGAGGGAGAAAGCAAGATCAAACAGGAAACTTTGAGGGAAAGGAGACACTCGAGGAAAGAGAGTCTGAGCGAAAGAGAAAAGGAGGATGGAgtcaatagaaaaaatggttatttagGAAGAGAGAGTCGCAGAAGAAGGGAAAGTCCAATTACAGAAGCCCCGAGAAGAGAAAGTCCGAAGGGAAGCCAAAGTCTTAGAGGAAGCGAAAGTCCTAGAAGAAGAGAAGTTGCTAAAGAAAGATCTAGTCTAAAACGAAGGGATAGTCCAAGAAGACGAGAAAAAAGTCCGTCAACAGAAATTTACAATTTCAGACAGTCTCCAAATAGAGATCTCGCTCGTGATTCCAGAAGAGAAAAGTCTCCTGATCCCAGTCCAAGATCCCCAGAACCTTTCGAATATTCCAAGGATTCTCAAGTCCATGAACCGAAAAACGAAAACAGAAATTTGAGAACTGATCCGATGGATCGGAATTATCCGGGAGCGAGGGTTCTGGATGATTATGATCTTCCGGAAGAAAGAGGTAGATCAGATCCTCGGGATCGGACGAAGTATGGTGCAAGAACTGAGAAGAAGAAATTGGATTATAAGGAGTATTTGAAGAGGAGAGCAATGGCTAAAGATTCAAGTGGAGGAGCAGGTGAGGCAACTAGGGATCTAGGAGCAAGGCCCAAAGGAAGTGAGGCCAGCGGAATTGCTCCTATCTCAACCTTTAGGGATTCTTACGTTCCTCAGCCTCTAATGGATCTTGAATTCAGGGTACCAAATGCTGGTGTTCCTGTCCCAGGATACAGAGCGCAACCTCAGTCTTCGGTTATCGCGCCATCTGTGGATCCAAGATTTATGCCGAGAGGGGTTGAACAGCCAGTTCCGCTTCCATTTATGGATCCTCGAACACAATCGAGACCTCAAGTTCCTCCTTATAGAATTCCTGGAGTTCCTCCGGCATTCGATCCAAGATATCAAGGAAGAGCGGATCTGCATTCCCCAATTGAAGGACCTCGAGATCACCGATTCATGTATGGAGGATTGGAGAATCATGGAGTTGCTCCAGCCTTTGATCCCAGATATCAAGGAAGAGCGGATCTTCATTCTCTAATTGAGGGGCCTAGAGATCCCAGATACATGTATGCAGGGATGGAAAATCAAGGAGTTGCTCCTGCAAATTTTGATCCAAGGCTGCCAGGAAGAGCGGATCTTCAGTCTCCGATTGGCGAGGTTGCTTCCAGGGATCAAAGAGTTGCGTCCAGAGGTGTGGAAACTAGTGGCGAGGGATCTAGGGATCATAGATCTAGAGCAAGAGGGATGACGGAGGATGAAATTCAGATGACTTTGATGAATCAGAGATCGGGCGCGAGGATTTTAGAACCTCCTGCTTCAACGAGTAACCAGGAATTAGTTGCAAATCCGATAAGTAAGCTGAAgatgaaaaatggaaaagatgGAAAGAGTGAGGATTGGTTGACGCAGAAAGTTTGTCAATTGAATGTCACAGAGGACATAAAACCTGTGGTTCGCACCAAGCCGCTCGAATCGAAGGAACTATCTGATGAGTTGCTGGTGACCATTTTCTCGTGGCATCCGGAACTTTTCGAG GCTGGCCTTTTGAGAAATTCGCCAATCCCGTCGCTTAGAAATGTCGGAAAAACTTCACTCTCGTATGAAAGCTACGATTCCTACTGCGCCACAGTTTTTCCACTTCTTCTTCTGGATGTCTCCTGTCAAATTCAAGATGCATTTAATGCCGGAATGGAAAGACCCTC ATTACAAGATTGTCGTTTACTTCCAAGTACAATCCCAAAGGTGAAAATACCAGCTCGAAAAACATTTCTTGTGCCTTTGTTACTGAAATCCAGCGTATCGATTTTGGATGATTCCAAACCTCCTTCAGAAGGAGATTTATTACGATTTTATCTAGTCAATGAATATAAAAAGTCAGTTGTAATGTTTGGATATATACAGAAAGTAGTTAATGaag aaacgaTGGACCTACCCAGAAGACTATTTACCTTCTTGGTATCTATTAGTGAGCAGGAATTTGATATCCACAGGAGTACAATTCAGGACATAAAACCGattgtaaatttgaaatcttcaatagAAAAAGCCAAGGCTCTGTTTCGCTTGAGAAGATCTGAGCTCCTTCCTTGTATATTACATCCAAATTCGCAAATTAATCCGGCTCTACCGGTCAAAATCTTGGATCGGGAGGATTTAGTCTCGAAAGATCATCTTGACAAAATGCAGTTTACCGCAgtctcaaaaataataaaagcctTCAACAGTGAATTGCCCAACATCTGTCTTGTGGAAGGATCTGCCGGCACTGGAAAGACGAATATTATTGTCAACACGATTCTACAGTTACTCTgtacacaaaaatttaatgtcGAGAAAGAACGATTGAGAATTCTTGTTTCTGCTTCCACAAACGTCGAGATGGACGAGATTATAATAAAACTCAAATCTGCACTTGAGCttgcaaatattgaaaaagatg TAGTTAAAATGGTTCTTGTTGGTCCGGACGAGGGAAGACGTGAACGAACTAAAGAGTTGAACTTGAGCAATTTTGCTAGAAATCATGTTGAAAGTGATATACACAGGTACCAGGTCACAATGGGCTTGAAATCCATGGAGGAACAG GCTGCATTTTTAACGGAGCAAATGAATATCCTTactaaaaagtttgaaatgaCAAAGTGTGTTCACGTAGCACTACAAATGAgccttataaaaatgtattacgaTATTGGAAGAAGTGGAAGAAAG gtAAAGGAGATGACAGCTCAAGAAAAGAGAGAACTTTTAGAAGTTGCGGAAAAGACATTTTTGGCTGGCGCAAACTTAATTTTCTGCAGTATCCCCAATCTTGGCTGCTCTGTGATGGAGAATCTTAG cGAAAAACACACTGTGGGTGTTTGTATAGTAGACGAGGCAGCACAAATTTTAGAATTGGACACACTGAAAGTCTTACCTTTCAAAGAGAAGACTTTAGTTTTACTAGGCGACATCTGCAAAAATCCAACGAATCACGATAATATGCCT AGATTGCGGAACACGGGATACGGATGTTCCTTGTTTTCTCGAATCGAGAACAGCTATGGGCCAAATGAGAAGTCTCCTGTTCTGAGATTAATCACTCAGTATAGGATATCGACACCGATAGAAGAATGGctaataaattcaagaattttcggGATGAATTCTTTAAGAAATCTGGTGCATCAGAACGTGCAATTTCCGTTGCATTCGttgcgaatttttaatttgagttacACAGAAGATTTTGTGGACAACGAGGCTGTTTTTGCCTCGAGATTGATACACTGTATTGTGAGTTTTGGAGACTTGCGGAGAATGGAGAGAAATATTTCGATGGGAGTTGTAATCTCAGACATTGATGCCAAGGAACGAGTTgagcaagaaattaaaaatac AATGGAAGAGATTGTTCCAGGGAAAGCGCAAATATTCAATATTGAAGTAGACACGATCGATGGGTTTTTCAACCACGAAAAGGACATAATTCTTGCATCCTGCATTCGAAATAGACACCTCACCAGCCGGGCTGGATTTCAACGTTTCTACTGCACACTGACCAGAGCAAAACATTGTCTAATAGTCTACGGTAGATTTGCAAAGATTAGCAAATTCAAG caACCTTGCGAGTGGCATCAACTTATTGACTTTACAAGGAACGTCGTGAGCGTGAGTGCTTATGCTGAAAGCACCGAACTAAGGAGAGATCTCATCAGATAA